The genomic interval TTTTCTTAAATCTTTATAAGTACTTCCTTGAACTATTGGAAAAAATGTTTGCTCGTATCCATATTTAAATGGTAGTTTTTCTAAATGGTTAATACATCGATTTAACCATCTATGTGTCATATGCATCGATCGTTTTGCATAATTATAATCACACGGATATGGTGTACATTCATCAAACGCCATGATTATATCTGCACCGATAGTTCGCTGTATTTCCATCACATTTTCTGGCGTGAAAAAATGCATAGAACCATCAATATGACTTTTAAACTTTACACCTTCTTCTTTTATTTTTCTTCTTCCTGATAAAGAATACACTTGATATCCTCCGGAATCAGTTAAAATATTTCTATCCCAATTCATAAATTTATGCAAACCTCCTGCCTGTTCTAAAATAGAAGTTTGAGGACGTAAGTATAAATGATAGGTATTTCCTAATATAATATCAGGATTTATTTCATTTTTAAGTTCTGTCTGATGAACACCTTTTACAGTACCTACTGTACCTACTGGCATGAAAATTGGTGTTTCTATGGTACCATGATCTGTTGTAATAACACCAGCTCTGGCTTTACTTTTTGGGTCTGTACTCTTTAAATCAAATATCATTGAACGCAAAGATAAAGAAATGGTAACATGTAAAAACCCAAAAAGATATTAAATAACAAAGGGATTTAATAATAAATTCTTAAATTTATGAATTCAAATTTTGAACCCAATAACCGTAATCGTATGAAAATTAAATTACTATTAATAATTAGCTGTTTTTGTTTTGCTTTAACGGCCAATTCACAAAAAAGAAAATGTGCTCCTATTAATGATATGAGTGTCTATTTATCGAACCCAGAAAATTTAAAAGCACATCAAGCAAATGAAGCTTTTATAAAAAAGTGGGTAAACGATAAAAAAAATAATAGAATAAAAAAAGAAGTAATTACTATTCCAGTAGTTGTTCATGTTGTATATAGAACAGAGGCTCAAAATATTTCTGATGCTCAAATTAAATCTCAAATCGCAGTTTTAAATGAAGATTTCAGAAAATTAAATTCTGATATTAGTGTTGCTCCTGCTGCATTTTCAGAAGTTTCAGCAGATATAGAGATAAATTTTGCTTTAGCCAATAGAGATCCTGATGGAAATACTACTACAGGTATTACAAGAAGAATGACTACTACCGTAGATATTGGTAAAGCTCTAACTGGAGCTGACTCAAATGTAAAAAACACAAATACAGGTGGAACTGACTCATGGGATGTTTCTAAATACTTGAATATTTGGATTGCAGAAGCAGGAAAAGAAGGAGGAAGTGATATTTTAGGGTACGCTAGTCCTCCACAAGCTAGTTCTACTCTACAAGCATTAGCTGATCAAGATGGAGTTGTAATAATATCTACAGCTTTTGGAAATACTGGTACAGTTCAATCACCTTTTAATCTTGGAAGAACGGCAACACATGAAGTTGGTCATTATTTAAATTTAATACATATTTGGGGTGATGGAGATTGTAATGTAGATGATGAGGTTGTTGACACACCTCCACAGGGGGCTTCTACTTCAGGGTGTCCAGTTTTCCCAGTTACTAGTGGAGGCACACATTGTGCTGCTGCTCCTAATGGCCCAATGTTTGTAAACTACATGGATTATTCTAATGACGCTTGTTTAGTCATGTTTACTCAAGGACAAAAAACAAGAATGTTAGCTGCTTTAGCGGGTCCAAGAATAGGTTTAAAAACATCTAATGGTCTTTCTGTTAAAGATTTTAGTGCTGATTTCAATCTTAGTATCTATCCAAACCCTAGTAAAGATAATATCAATTTAACTTATAATAATTTATTAGCTAGAAATGGTGGTGATGTTTTAATTTATGATATTACAGGTAAGGAAGTTTTACAAGAAAAAATTAATAAAAATCAGTTTAGTAAAAGCATTAATGTTAGTAAATTAACTAACGGAATTTATTTCCTTAAAATTAATTCTGATAACAAAAACTTAGTTAAGAAAATAATTATTGAATAAATTATTTTCTTCTCCTTCTTCCAAAAGAATTCTTAGGTTTCTTTTTATTGGATGTTGGATTTTTAGAAAAATTTAAAGAGGCTTCTTCTGTTTTTACAGAAGAAGCTATTTTTTTATTGATTGCTACTATTTCTTGTTCTGTTAATTCTCGCCAATCACCCGGTTTTAGGTTTCCTAAGTTTACATTCATGATTCTAGTACGTTTTAACTTAGTTACATTAGAATCTAAGTATTCGCACATTCTTCTTATTTGACGATTTAAACCTTGAACTAGAACAATTTTAAATGTTGTATCGTTTATTTTTTCGACCTTACATTTCTTAGTAACAGTTCCTAAAATAGGGATTCCATTACTCATTTTATGCACAAAACGATCTGTTACTGTTTTATCTACAGAAACTATATACTCTTTTTCATGATTATTTCCAGCTCGTAATATTTTATTGACAATATCTCCATCATTGGTTAAAAAAATCAACCCTTCAGAAGGTTTATCAAGACGTCCTATTGGAAATAATCGTTGTGGATGATTAACATGCTTTACAATGTTCTTTCGCTCTTTAGAATCTGTTGTAGAAACAATACCGACTGGTTTATTTAAAGCAATATATAAGGGTTTAGGTTTTGTTTTTAATTTTCTTCCATCTACTTTAACAACATCATCTTCGAAAACACGATTCCCTAATTGAG from Lutibacter sp. Hel_I_33_5 carries:
- the tgt gene encoding tRNA guanosine(34) transglycosylase Tgt: MIFDLKSTDPKSKARAGVITTDHGTIETPIFMPVGTVGTVKGVHQTELKNEINPDIILGNTYHLYLRPQTSILEQAGGLHKFMNWDRNILTDSGGYQVYSLSGRRKIKEEGVKFKSHIDGSMHFFTPENVMEIQRTIGADIIMAFDECTPYPCDYNYAKRSMHMTHRWLNRCINHLEKLPFKYGYEQTFFPIVQGSTYKDLRKQSAEYIANAGAQGNAIGGLSVGEPAEEMYAMTEVVTAILPEDKPRYLMGVGTPINILENIALGIDMFDCVMPTRNARNGMLFTAHGTINIKNKKWENDFSAIDDMGITYVDTLYSKAYLRHLFAAKEMLGKQIASVHNLGFYLWLTREARKHILAGDFTQWKDKMVKQMDKRL
- a CDS encoding T9SS type A sorting domain-containing protein, encoding MKIKLLLIISCFCFALTANSQKRKCAPINDMSVYLSNPENLKAHQANEAFIKKWVNDKKNNRIKKEVITIPVVVHVVYRTEAQNISDAQIKSQIAVLNEDFRKLNSDISVAPAAFSEVSADIEINFALANRDPDGNTTTGITRRMTTTVDIGKALTGADSNVKNTNTGGTDSWDVSKYLNIWIAEAGKEGGSDILGYASPPQASSTLQALADQDGVVIISTAFGNTGTVQSPFNLGRTATHEVGHYLNLIHIWGDGDCNVDDEVVDTPPQGASTSGCPVFPVTSGGTHCAAAPNGPMFVNYMDYSNDACLVMFTQGQKTRMLAALAGPRIGLKTSNGLSVKDFSADFNLSIYPNPSKDNINLTYNNLLARNGGDVLIYDITGKEVLQEKINKNQFSKSINVSKLTNGIYFLKINSDNKNLVKKIIIE
- the rluF gene encoding 23S rRNA pseudouridine(2604) synthase RluF — its product is MDNKQQSSTNLNKFISATGICSRREADKLISEGRVTLNGKPTQLGNRVFEDDVVKVDGRKLKTKPKPLYIALNKPVGIVSTTDSKERKNIVKHVNHPQRLFPIGRLDKPSEGLIFLTNDGDIVNKILRAGNNHEKEYIVSVDKTVTDRFVHKMSNGIPILGTVTKKCKVEKINDTTFKIVLVQGLNRQIRRMCEYLDSNVTKLKRTRIMNVNLGNLKPGDWRELTEQEIVAINKKIASSVKTEEASLNFSKNPTSNKKKPKNSFGRRRRK